CTCAAGACGCGGCTGCCGCTCAGCGACATGTACACGCCAGAGTTCACACCGGTGAAGCTCTGACCCGGCCCGCGTTCTCGCCGCCCCCTCACCCTGCCTTCTCCCCCTCCGGGGGCGAGGGAACCGAAACGTCACCCTCTCCCTCTCCGAGGAAGAGGGTCGGGGTGAGGGTGGCGTTCTCTTCACGCATAATCCGGGCTAGGGCTTGAGCATTACCTTAATGGCGCGGTCTTCCTTCTTGTCGAAGATCGCGTAGCCCTTCGGCCCGTCCGCGAGCGGCAGGGTGTGGGTGATGATGCGCGTCGGCTGAAGCTTGCCGGCCTGGATGAGCGGCATCAGCGGCAGGATGAAGTTGCGCGCGTTGCAGATGCCCATCTTGAGCGTCAGGTCCTTGAAGAAGGCCTCGCGCACCGGGAAGCCGATCGAGTTCTCGACGTAGACGCCCACCGACGAGACCGTGCCCCCCGGCCGCACCGCCTGGATGGCCTGGCCGAAGGGCACCTCGTGGCCGACGCACTCGAGGACCGCGTCGGGGCCGCGCCCGCCCGTGAGCCGCCGCAGCTCGGCGACCGGCTCGACCTTGTCGAGGTCCACCGGAATGCCGCCCATCTCCTCCGCGAGCTTCAGGCGGTAGTCCACGCGGTCCACGACGTAGACGCGCGACGGCCCGAAGAGCTGCGCCGATTGCAGCGCGAGGAGCCCCACCGGTCCCGCGCCGAACAGCGCGACCGTGTCGCCTGGGCGGATGCCCGCGTTCTCGGCGCAGAAGTAGCCGGTCGAGAGGATGTCGCCCAGGAAGAAGACCTGCTCGTCGGTCATGCCGGCGGGCACCTTCTCGCACATGTGATCGGCGAAGGGAACGCGGATCCATTCTGCCTGGCCGCCCGGGTACTGCTTGCCGAAGCGCCCGCCGAAGACCGCGCGCCCCGTGGTCGTGCACTGGGTCGGCAGGTGCATCCGGCACCACTCGCAGGAGCCGCAGGAGATCGAGAAGGGCGCGATGATCCTGTCGCCCTTCTTCAGGCGCGTG
The sequence above is a segment of the Candidatus Rokuibacteriota bacterium genome. Coding sequences within it:
- a CDS encoding alcohol dehydrogenase catalytic domain-containing protein, which gives rise to MKAITFHGTGDVRVESVADPKIMEATDVVVRITTSAVCGSDLHPYHGRGAAPGGPPLVESGSVMGHEFMGVVEEVGAGVTRLKKGDRIIAPFSISCGSCEWCRMHLPTQCTTTGRAVFGGRFGKQYPGGQAEWIRVPFADHMCEKVPAGMTDEQVFFLGDILSTGYFCAENAGIRPGDTVALFGAGPVGLLALQSAQLFGPSRVYVVDRVDYRLKLAEEMGGIPVDLDKVEPVAELRRLTGGRGPDAVLECVGHEVPFGQAIQAVRPGGTVSSVGVYVENSIGFPVREAFFKDLTLKMGICNARNFILPLMPLIQAGKLQPTRIITHTLPLADGPKGYAIFDKKEDRAIKVMLKP